A window from Candidatus Gracilibacteria bacterium encodes these proteins:
- the rplE gene encoding 50S ribosomal protein L5 — MSTLQEKYIKEVVPMLQKELGRKNINSLPKLRQVSISVGIGSMVTGGMKDFSHIETSIAEITGQKPVLRKARKAISNFKLRAGLPVGLNSTLRGDRAYDFISRLVNIALPRVRDFRGISSRGMDGQGNFSLGLEDCTIFPEVNQEKLQRPHGLQVNVSTTAKNNRETYLLLKALGFPFRDEPKDVKPSKK; from the coding sequence ATGTCAACCCTACAAGAAAAATACATCAAGGAAGTCGTCCCCATGCTCCAAAAAGAGTTGGGACGAAAAAACATCAATTCCTTACCTAAACTCAGACAAGTGAGCATCAGTGTTGGAATTGGAAGCATGGTAACCGGAGGAATGAAAGATTTCAGTCATATTGAAACCAGCATTGCGGAAATAACCGGCCAGAAGCCAGTGCTCCGAAAAGCTCGTAAAGCGATTTCCAACTTCAAGTTGCGTGCCGGACTCCCGGTAGGACTCAACAGCACCCTCCGTGGAGACCGTGCTTACGACTTCATTTCCCGATTGGTGAACATTGCACTTCCCCGCGTACGAGATTTCCGTGGAATTTCCAGCCGAGGTATGGATGGACAAGGCAATTTCAGCCTTGGGCTCGAAGACTGCACCATTTTCCCAGAAGTGAATCAAGAAAAGCTCCAAAGACCCCATGGCCTTCAAGTGAATGTATCTACAACGGCTAAAAACAACCGTGAAACTTACCTTCTTTTGAAAGCACTGGGATTCCCATTCAGGGATGAGCCCAAAGATGTTAAACCTTCTAAAAAGTAA
- the rplX gene encoding 50S ribosomal protein L24 has translation MKIKKGDTVVVIAGKERNKTGTVIRILNKSERVVVEGLNKVVRHMRKTKTQAGQKVQFEAPLHVSNVMLLDPKTKKGTRVGHQISKDGKKERIAKKSKSVI, from the coding sequence ATGAAAATCAAAAAAGGAGACACTGTCGTTGTAATCGCAGGAAAAGAACGGAATAAAACCGGCACTGTGATTCGAATCCTGAATAAGTCTGAACGCGTTGTGGTGGAGGGTCTAAATAAGGTTGTCCGTCACATGCGTAAGACCAAGACTCAAGCTGGACAAAAGGTTCAATTCGAAGCTCCCCTTCATGTCTCAAATGTGATGCTCCTGGACCCAAAGACAAAGAAAGGGACTCGCGTTGGTCATCAAATCTCCAAAGACGGTAAAAAAGAACGCATTGCAAAAAAAAGTAAATCCGTAATCTAA
- a CDS encoding type Z 30S ribosomal protein S14 has protein sequence MAKLSMINKAAKARDAVKHRLSLGLAPKPGQAVRTYNRCGKCGRSHGYMRRFDLCRICFRELARKGALMGIKKSSW, from the coding sequence ATGGCAAAACTCTCGATGATCAATAAGGCGGCAAAAGCAAGAGATGCGGTTAAACACCGTTTGTCTCTCGGACTTGCTCCAAAGCCTGGACAAGCCGTACGGACCTACAACCGTTGTGGAAAATGTGGCCGTTCACACGGATACATGCGTCGTTTTGATCTCTGCCGTATTTGCTTCCGTGAACTTGCACGAAAAGGTGCCCTCATGGGAATTAAAAAATCTTCCTGG